cTCAttccggggaggggtcttggaaggttatataaagcctttgacccaggggattagggtctttgcccttttggctttaggctgggtctttgcccttttggtctttgaccagcatggaggtcaaacgaaagatggctgaaaggaattaagatgtagggtagctaagaatggctgaatgcttgaaaggttaggatagaggccacacatgtggtggatagagcatgaataaagttgatgcttcctgatgcctgcctgtgagtgagttcaatacccgtcgctttcctggaccccagacccgccggttgatgggggatgaagccacgtggccggggcctaaggacaaaggcctccatccttcaccatcaaCTTCCATCCAgtcccatctttaattatttaattcaacagtagACCACCCATCTGGGAACACAGTGTTCTTCTCAATGTCACTAATTGGTTTGAGAATATTGgctagctggagagatagcatggaggtaaagcatttgccttgcatgcaaaagggtggtggttcaaattccagcattccatatggtccccattgccaggagcaatttctgatggtagagccaggagtaatccctgagcacttccgggtgtgacccctcaaaaaaataatccTCAATTATTTTCTGGCTCAATCTACATTTTGTTTCACAACACTATCTGACCTCAATTGTTTCCATTTGCTCCCAGAGTTCCTACTATTATAGcctcttatttattgttttatttgtgacacagtgattttatttctgaaaaaatggACCTCAGCATTATtccacaaaatagaaaaaaatttgtgtCACAGTACTCAGAAAAGGGCAGATATATAACAGGGTAATATGTGAGTAAAATCTGAATATTCAACATAAATTGTAGGAAGTTTCTTTTCCAGTTCATTAGGAAAAGAATTTCTGGATAGTTCTTCAGAAAATAAATCCTCTAGAATATAAACTCTTGGCTTGCTCTTTAAGCTACTATTCTTCCTTAAACATTTATCTcacttttttgtctttctctgcTTACCTATTTCCACTCCCAGAAAAGCTATATCCCCtcacatttttctatataaattttaatatgaatggtattgcttcattaaaaaataaaatctactttgGAAGTATGTTCCTGGATATTTCATTGGGGGGTTTGGGCAACAATCAAGGGtactcaggactaattcctggctttttattttaacatttatttaagcaccatgattacaaacatgtttgcagtgggttcagttatataaaagaataatatcccctttcaccagtgcaacattatcacCACCAAGATCCCCATCTCCcacttcccaccccctgcctgtatttgagactggcagtctacttctctcactcactaccattgtcatgatcgttgttagtgtagttatttctctaactaaactcaccattcTCAATGATGACTCCTAGCTGTGATCAGGGAACCAAGGAATGCAGGTATGTagaagattaaactcaggtcagctggtataaggcaaatgctttacccactatacCATGAACCGGGCCTTAGGTTCCTGGATTTCTTATCCAAATTACAACCACTCAtatatttctacaatatattttatgctttctATTCTAAAAGATACTTATCAAGATTCTGTCATCagtcatgtttctttatatatttagaaaaaaagactTATAAAAACTTTGTAGTATTTGTTCCCttgcaaaatattatatttttgaagtATTATGGCATTCCTAAATCAACTTATTTTTAAGTTCAAATGGAGGGCAGTTTGAGTTTCTCCTTTCACTGAAATAGATGGATACGAAAACAATTCAAGCCTGCAAGGCTTCATAGcacagaagaaaatagagaagCAGAAAAGTATGGCTCAATGAAATACTAGCTATATGCACAGATTACCAGCGAGCCAAGGATGCACATGGTTGGAAAAAAAATTGATGGAAAGTTTAATGAGGATAGCTGGAATTTCTAGTGAAGATGTCTAAATTGAAGTAATCGGAGACTATTCATCATAGAGgacaaaaggaaagaagggatatGGTAGTGAAACATGGGACATAAAATTTTTGAAGCAAGAAAATGAAAGTATTGATCATGCCTAAAAACCAACAAGTTAAATTATGGTAAAATGATATATATggtcaaagaaaaatatagatatgaaactgactgaatttttatttttgtatattattctagtacattattttcttctttctctgttggATTTCCATTAGTTGTTTCTCTTAGTATTATAAGTTAGTTTCTCTTAAGAGCATCTGCTCTAATTTTATGCAAAATTTTCTCTGATACTGAAATTTTCTGTGATATTCTGTGATTTTGCTAAGTATTAGAATTGCCTGTGAGTCTTCTAAAACTAACCTGAAAGTTTCTAGGTGAGAGATAACAGAAAGACAATTTAGTTTACAGTGTATAATCTATTATCTCTCCCCAAACTACctaatatgtttaaaaaaactgTCTAACATTATTCTCATAATTACATATTTGCAAATTGGAAGCATTCTTATCTGTTGTCATAAACTATGCTAACATATTTATGAAATGGACAATGTGACAAACTGATATCTCATACAGTGCAGATACATCGGCGCACTCACTTAAAATGAAAATCTGACAATATCTAACAAAATCACTCAGTAATTCCTTTCATAAAAATagatcataattttttttcagaaacaaaagtgcTATCAAATTGTACTGTAATACATATATTTGTTAACTATAATTTAATACTGTTTTTGAAGGTAAAAAATTTGCCTTACTTTTGAGCATTCATAATTCTCAAGCAAGGAATGTGCCTATAATTATGAGTTTATCACAGATATCTTATGATGTTGAGTATGCTGCTTGATAGAAGAGGTGCTGAAAACTCCATTTTGAGTGTCAACCTATGAGCTTAATCAAGGAATAATATAGAGACATAGAAGATGATTAACTTGATgttgtaaaaatataattcaagtcACTCAAGAAATAATCTCACCTATTAGAAATCTTATTGGACTCTGAATTGATCATTTAtagatatacaaaatattttattataatttacaaagaagttattgtgaaagaataaaatgatttcatgtaatataataaaaattttacttatagtATAAGACAcaatatatagaaattaaaaactgCCCATTTTAAATGTACATaggattctatttattttaaaataaaacacttccAAAAATTGGTCatgagatatattttaaaagtgtgcCTGCCATGGAGAAATCAGTCAATGTCTTATCAATATTTTCTAAATCTCTTTCTGGAAACATTAAAGGAGTAAGTGAGAATCTCACATAATATTTTCTCAATTCTCATGAACTACAGTATAATAATCTTTCTCTTACTCATCAAGATTATGGCTTCCTGACACAATGGATAGTGCCAAACCTTTTCTATATATGAGATTATGTTATAATGCATACATATAATAAAGTTCATTAAACAAGCTAATAGCACTAAGGATTAGTAGTCTCTGACATCTAATAGTTAAAATGTAAAtctaatgtataatataatattaaatatctaaTGTATAAATAGAAAAAGTATGGTAAATATATGCTGCTTTCTTATACATCAAAGCTAAGATGAATTTCATGGTATGAATTATTAAGTAAGAAATTAACataatctaataataaaatagaacaagTATATTATACTGGGATGAAAGTTATATAAATGTACTCTGATAATATTGTTTTACATGTGATATTTTAAGACTGCTCACCACTGCAGTTTGAAGACACCTGACagttagcaaaataaaaacaatatatagaaACCACAATGTGTTCTGTTGCATATTATAGTATGATCAGATTTTTGAGGGAATAAAGGAGAATTACTACATAGGTtctcaaaataaagccaaaaacaaTCATATGGCATCCCCACTTCCCTTGAAACAACATCATTTCATCCAGAAGTCTCTGAATGCTTCATTAAATCCCAAAGATATAGAATAAAAGAAACCAGTATATATAAGTATGCCCACTGAAGTGAAAGAGCAAACAACCTCAGATCTATGCCTATAACCGCAATGTACCCCTTGCTTGATCTCATAGCATTTACTTAACACACATTATTCTATTTAAATCAAACTTGGCTCCTTCTCAAactatttttcttgtttccttgGCAACCAATTAACAACTTCTGTCCTTAGCTATGCTGCTGTTGGTGCCTAGAAAGTTTCTGGTCCCCAAGTGTTAGTGTTAGCTTCATATGACTTGAACTTTGCTCTTAACAATTTGAAACTGAAGAAAATTTTGAATAAGATAATAACATGATATAAAGCATTTGGCTAAGTGACATAAAGGAACATGATCTGATGTATCATAGAGACAgcaaatagaaacagaaaagttCTAACTATCAATTAGTTGGAGAAGAGGATATAAGGAATTAATCTTATCCAAAAGTTTCTTATCTATTGATAAACTCCCATCATTCAGTCTAATGTAGAAGTGTTTAAAGCAAgggtgggggacattggtggtggaaaggttgcattggtgaatgggatgttcttttttttataactgaaacccaactgcaaacatgtttgtaatcaaggtgcctaagtaaagataatattaaaaataaataaaacaagggacTTATTGTGggcctcttctctttttttttgggtacatatgttcaatgttttattttgtgatcTAGCTTGTTATCAAACAGACATTTCGATTATTCTGCTCTTTCTCCACCTTAAAATCAGCCTTTTCAACGTAAATATCTCTTCCCTTaattctgctttttaaaaaacaacaacaacaaagaaacaaaaacacccGGTTTTCTCTCCAGAGGGGTTTCAGCTGTTGGGAACCTGAGGTtgatttgctttgaggctttgcAAGGCTATTCTGGCTGCCACTGACTTGGAGATCCGGTAGCTCCGGCCCACACCTTTGAATTTGCCTTTGCCCACCACTTTCACAGTAACTTGGACTTTCCCGTCATACATCCTCTCAGCTGGGCTAAACTTGGCAGCTTCTGGTTCCATTTCAAGCAACTCCCGTACAGGGGACTGGGGCACATTTGCAGAAAACTTTTCTATGAGTGGCCGCATCATGGGGCAGTAGACACGCCAGACTGTCTCCAGTGACATCCCACTGTCCATGTAAATGGCACCAGCTAGTGACTCAAAAATGTCCCCTCGGCCGTGGGGACTTCGatgtcttcctctttctcttcgtCCTCCTTGGATCTCCTTAGCTCGGAGTCCATGCCCTGCATCTCGTTCTTCTCCAGCTGGAACTGCACGAAGTCATCGATGACATGGACGAGCTCAGGGGACACAGCCTTGAAGTATTTGTGATAGTCGTACTTGACGGCCAGGGACGCGAAGATGCTGTTGTTGACCAGGGCCGAACAGAGGAGGACTTTGACTACAGCTCGTGGGATGCCATGGGCCTCTTCTCTTAATCTCCCCTTTCCCACTTTCTATGTGCCCTTCTCTCCGACTCCAGATTTCCCACAATTAGCAGAAATCACTCTTCATGTACCACATTTCTACCATCTATCTCCTAGAAGGAGATAAACTACATATACTTGGCTGTGACAGGTGCCCCTTTTTTAGATACAGGTAATAAAATCTGGGGTAACTTCATTACCAAGTCATTGCTTTTGCAACTTAATTTCTCCTCCATATAACTGGCTTCTCTAAGGACAAAACACTTGtttgagaaaaagagaagggTTTGCACCATTCTTTTCTCCTCCATCTCCTATCTCCCAccttatttgtgttttattttttctaaacagAGGACAATTTGTAGAGTAGCTGAAATAAAAGCAGCTTAACAGATGATGTCCCTGGTCAAAGCCTGTGGACATCATTGAGGAGTTAATTAAATTTCTGTGCCTGGAACAGATTATTAGGCAACAGCTAAGATTGGAAAAAGATTAAACTACTGAATTGCTggcagaaccaaaaaaaaaaaaaaaaagaatctaaagtcAGCATTCATCATGCCTCATAGAAGATGAACAATTCGGGAAATGGAATTGGGTGATTTGTTCTGAGCACTAAAGTCATTGagccttgtccttccctgatctAAATGTGTGCCATTGTTTCTCTTGTTCAATGAATTCCATCATTCCCCTGTATTCTAGGACCTCCAGAATGCTGGAATCTCTTTTCTTGATATAGACTTTATAAATTTGGATTCACCTGACATTTTTGCACAGAATAGCTATTCACTAATTTTTCTCTCTAATCTCTATTTTCTGTATGTGATATTTGTTTCCACTTTTATTCCATCACTCAGTATTTTAATCTACAAGGTAACTAATGAGGGGGTATTGTTTTAGCTTAATTAATAGCAATAAAATGCATTCTTACTTGATTATATGCACTCTATTGAAGCATACaatcaaaaattttttattctcaCTGGAAAGCAATGAGATAATATGAAAATGTTTCTCCAACTAGTcttttggtattttatttgtttatatttcttgaGTGCTTATTAGAGGCTAAGGATAGCACTAAAAGTTTTCTACATGCTATCAGTTTTATTTGTCACAAATACACAAATTTATGCATCAGTCCACACTGGGAAGTTTATGTGGCATAGTTGAAGTCAGTAAATAGCTAAACAGAGAGCAAAGGGAAGTCTATTAAGTCAAAATGTGTTTTCATCCTGCCACATTACATTGAAGATGAATCTATCATTAGTGTttaacataaaatagaaataacaatGGGACACAAGAAAGAAGCAAATAGTTGAATAATGCTGAATATTCTAACTAAGAGAACTGGAGAAGTAAAATTCCAAATAAGAATGAACAAAAATAGGGATatcagttaaaaattaaaaaggggaaagTGCCAAAATGCACCTCTAATAATAATTGAATGCTTGAAGGCAGGTGTAAAGAGTTTCACATACCAGATTCAGCCCTCATTACTGACAGtatttttagagaaagaaaatatttttggaaacagTTTCGCTGGAGCGTAAGCCCAGTGGTTTCAACTGTACTCAAGATAGAAATCTTT
This is a stretch of genomic DNA from Suncus etruscus isolate mSunEtr1 chromosome 5, mSunEtr1.pri.cur, whole genome shotgun sequence. It encodes these proteins:
- the LOC126009389 gene encoding LOW QUALITY PROTEIN: endoribonuclease Dicer-like (The sequence of the model RefSeq protein was modified relative to this genomic sequence to represent the inferred CDS: inserted 1 base in 1 codon) is translated as MRLAPNVYGTVTKIIMKRREKRGEVQEKEEVGKIVQRKVGKGRLREEAHGIPRAVVKVLLCSALVNNSIFASLAVKYDYHKYFKAVSPELVHVIDDFVQFQLEKNEMQGMDSELRRSKEDEEKEEDIEVPTAXGDIFESLAGAIYMDSGMSLETVWRVYCPMMRPLIEKFSANVPQSPVRELLEMEPEAAKFSPAERMYDGKVQVTVKVVGKGKFKGVGRSYRISKSVAARIALQSLKANQPQVPNS